The following are from one region of the Erwinia billingiae Eb661 genome:
- the umuC gene encoding translesion error-prone DNA polymerase V subunit UmuC — translation MFALVDVNSFYASCETVFRPDLAGRPVIVLSNNDGCVIARNAEAKRLQIKMGAPYFKMRDEIQRHNVAVFSSNYALYADMSQRVMSTLEELAPAIEIYSIDEAFLDVSGISNCLPLDTFGRQVRDKIWQDTHLRVGVGIAQTKTLAKLANFAAKKWTQTGHVLDLSSPARQRKLMGLLPVEEVWGVGRRLSKKLEGLGIETALQLADTPVALIRKHFGVVLERTVRELRGEACLELEEVPTKQHILCSRSFGHRITEYQEMHEAICSYAVRGAEKLRHERQYCREIGTFIRTSPHDPKHPYYTNAASVKLLTPTQDSRDIINAAIQCLDKIWRPGHRYMKGGIMLGDFFNQGVAQLNLFDDFQPKANSEALMAVLDTLNKQSGSRVWFAGQGIQRDWSMKREMLSPSYTTRFRDLPVIR, via the coding sequence ATGTTTGCCCTGGTAGACGTCAACAGCTTTTATGCCTCCTGTGAGACGGTGTTCCGCCCTGACCTCGCAGGCCGCCCGGTGATAGTTCTTTCCAATAACGATGGCTGCGTGATTGCGCGTAACGCCGAGGCCAAGCGGCTGCAGATCAAGATGGGTGCGCCCTACTTTAAGATGCGCGACGAAATTCAGCGGCATAACGTGGCGGTGTTCTCGTCAAACTATGCGCTGTATGCCGACATGTCGCAGCGGGTGATGAGCACGCTGGAAGAGCTGGCGCCGGCAATTGAAATTTACTCGATTGATGAGGCGTTTCTCGATGTCAGCGGCATCAGCAACTGTCTGCCGCTGGATACCTTTGGCCGCCAGGTGCGCGATAAAATCTGGCAGGATACTCACCTGAGAGTCGGCGTGGGGATTGCGCAGACCAAAACCCTCGCCAAGCTGGCGAATTTTGCCGCCAAAAAATGGACCCAAACCGGGCACGTTCTCGATCTCTCCTCGCCTGCCCGCCAGCGTAAGCTGATGGGACTGCTGCCGGTAGAAGAAGTCTGGGGCGTAGGCCGACGCCTGTCGAAAAAGCTGGAAGGATTGGGGATTGAAACCGCGCTGCAGCTGGCCGATACGCCGGTGGCGTTGATCCGCAAGCATTTTGGCGTAGTGCTGGAGCGCACGGTGCGGGAGTTACGCGGGGAAGCCTGCCTGGAGCTGGAAGAGGTGCCGACCAAGCAGCATATCCTCTGCTCACGCTCGTTCGGCCACCGCATTACCGAGTATCAGGAGATGCATGAAGCCATCTGTAGCTATGCTGTCCGGGGCGCGGAAAAACTGCGCCACGAGCGCCAGTACTGCCGCGAAATCGGCACCTTTATCCGTACCAGCCCGCACGATCCCAAACATCCTTATTACACCAATGCCGCCAGCGTTAAGCTGCTGACGCCGACCCAGGATAGCCGCGATATTATTAACGCCGCCATTCAGTGTCTGGACAAAATCTGGCGGCCGGGCCATCGCTATATGAAAGGCGGCATCATGCTCGGCGACTTCTTCAATCAGGGCGTGGCACAACTGAATCTGTTTGATGATTTTCAGCCCAAAGCCAACAGCGAGGCGTTAATGGCCGTGCTGGATACGCTGAATAAACAGAGCGGCAGCCGCGTCTGGTTCGCCGGTCAGGGGATCCAGCGCGACTGGTCGATGAAGCGTGAGATGCTGTCGCCCAGCTACACCACCCGCTTCCGGGATCTGCCGGTTATCCGCTGA
- a CDS encoding cupin domain-containing protein, with amino-acid sequence MSRTNISHHFHLKRKFTAGEAFNESIDDVHRGYTTDEPAEVIITYAGVEGQALSEPYTS; translated from the coding sequence TTGTCGCGGACGAATATCAGCCATCACTTCCATTTAAAGCGAAAATTTACCGCGGGTGAAGCGTTTAACGAATCTATTGATGATGTACATCGCGGTTATACCACTGACGAACCGGCCGAGGTGATCATTACTTATGCCGGCGTTGAAGGACAGGCGCTGTCAGAACCCTATACCTCTTAA